Proteins co-encoded in one Arachis hypogaea cultivar Tifrunner chromosome 13, arahy.Tifrunner.gnm2.J5K5, whole genome shotgun sequence genomic window:
- the LOC112733624 gene encoding delta-1-pyrroline-5-carboxylate synthase, whose product MENVDPSRDFVKDVKRIVIKVGTAVVTRKDGRLAVGKLGALCEQIKELNSLGYEVILVSSGAVGLGRQRLKYRKLVNSSFADLEKPQLELDGKACAAVGQSSLMAIYDSLFSQLDVTSAQLLVTDNDFRDRDFRKQLTETVKSLLALKVIPVFNENDAVSTRKAPYEDSSGIFWDNDSLSALLALELKADLLVLLSDVEGLYSGPPSDPQSKLIHTYIKEKHQNEITFGDKSRVGRGGMTAKVKASVHAAEAGIPVIITSGYAAENIIKVLQGQRIGTLFHKDAHKWAPVKEVDAREMAVAARDCSRRLQALPSEERKQIMLNIADALEANEKEIRTENEADVAAAQEAGYEKSLVARLVLKPGKITSLANNMRTIANMDDPIGRVLKRTELADGLILEKTSSPIGVLLIVFESRPDALVQIASLAIRSGNGLLLKGGKEAKRSNAILHKVITEAIPDTVGGKLIGLVTTRAEIPELLKLDDVIDLVIPRGSNQLVSQIKSSTKIPVLGHADGICHVYIDKSANLEMARRIVLDAKIDYPAGCNAMETLLVHKDLADKNWLNDIIVDLRTEGVTLYGGPKASSLLNIPQARSFHHEYSSLACTIEIVDDVYAAIDHINLYGSAHTDSIVAEDHEVADAFLHQVDSAAVFHNASTRFSDGARFGLGAEVGISTSRIHARGPVGVDGLLTTRWILKGSGQIVDGDKAVSYTHRDLTAT is encoded by the exons GTTGGAACTGCTGTTGTTACCCGCAAAGATGGACGCTTGGCAGTTGGAAAATTAGGTGCACTTTGTGAACAG ATTAAGGAACTTAACTCTCTGGGATATGAGGTTATTTTGGTCTCTTCTGGTGCTGTTGGCCTTGGACGCCAAAGGCTTAAATACAGGAAATTAGTTAATAGCAG CTTTGCTGACCTTGAGAAGCCACAGCTTGAGCTTGATGGCAAGGCGTGTGCCGCAGTTGGACAAAGCAGCCTCATGGCTATTTATGATTCCTTGTTTAGTCAG CTGGATGTCACATCTGCTCAGCTTCTTGTTACAGACAACGATTTTAGAGACAGAGATTTTAGAAAGCAACTTACTGAAACGGTGAAGTCATTGTTGGCACTTAAAGTTATTCCTGTTTTCAACGAGAATGATGCTGTCAGTACTAGGAAAGCTCCATATGAG GATTCTTCTGGAATATTTTGGGATAATGACAGTTTATCAGCTTTGTTGGCCTTGGAGTTAAAAGCTGATCTTCTTGTTTTGTTGAGTGATGTAGAGGGTCTTTACAGTGGGCCTCCAAGTGATCCACAGTCAAAGCTCATTCATACATAcatcaaagaaaaacaccaaaatgAAATTACTTTCGGAGACAAGTCTAGGGTGGGAAGAGGTGGAATGACAGCCAAAGTGAAGGCTTCTGTTCATGCTGCTGAAGCTGGCATTCCTGTGATTATTACCAG TGGGTATGCGGCAGAAAATATCATTAAAGTTCTCCAAGGACAACGTATTGGAACACTCTTCCATAAAGATGCACATAAGTGGGCACCAGTTAAAGAGGTGGATGCACGGGAAATGGCAGTTGCAGCTCGGGACTGTTCCAGACGACTTCAG GCCTTACCTTCAGAGGAGAGGAAACAAATTATGTTAAATATAGCTGATGCCTTGGAAGCAAATGAAAAGGAAATCAGGACTGAAAATGAAGCTGATGTTGCTGCTGCACAAGAAGCAGGATATGAGAAATCCTTGGTTGCTAGGCTGGTCTTAAAACCTGGGAAG ATTACAAGCCTTGCAAACAACATGCGAACTATTGCAAACATGGACGATCCAATTGGTCGAGTGTTAAAACGAACCGAG CTTGCAGATGGGCTAATTTTAGAGAAGACATCATCTCCTATAGGAGTTCTCTTAATTGTTTTTGAATCTCGCCCTGATGCACTTGTACAG ATAGCTTCTTTGGCAATCCGGAGTGGTAACGGGCTTCTCTTGAAAGGAGGCAAGGAGGCTAAGCGATCAAATGCAATTTTACACAAA GTAATTACTGAGGCCATACCTGATACTGTTGGCGGAAAACTTATTGGACTCGTTACAACAAGAGCAGAGATCCCAGAGCTACTTAAG CTGGATGATGTAATTGATCTGGTGATTCCTAGAGGCAGCAACCAACTTGTTTCTCAGATAAAGAGTTCCACTAAAATTCCTGTTCTAGGTCATGCTG ATGGAATTTGTCATGTCTATATTGATAAATCTGCTAACTTGGAGATGGCAAGGCGGATTGTTCTGGATGCAAAAATAGATTATCCAGCAGGCTGTAATGCCATG GAAACACTTCTTGTTCACAAGGACTTAGCAGATAAAAATTGGCTCAATGATATTATTGTTGACTTGCGAACAGAAG GTGTTACATTATATGGAGGACCCAAGGCAAGCTCTCTGTTAAATATTCCACAGGCACGATCGTTTCATCATGAGTACAGTTCGTTGGCCTGCACTATTGAAATTGTGGATGATGTGTATGCAGCTATTGACCATATAAATCTTTATGGAAG TGCGCATACTGATTCCATCGTCGCGGAAGATCATGAAGTGGCTGATGCTTTTCTACACCAAGTTGACAG TGCTGCTGTTTTTCACAATGCTAGTACAAGATTCAGTGATGGGGCGCGATTTGGATTAGGCGCAGAG GTTGGAATAAGTACAAGCAGGATTCATGCTCGGGGCCCTGTAGGAGTTGATGGCTTGTTAACAACCAGATG GATTCTAAAAGGGAGTGGACAAATAGTTGATGGTGACAAAGCAGTTAGTTACACTCATAGAGACCTTACTGCTACTTGA
- the LOC140177744 gene encoding uncharacterized protein, with translation MLGLIETKKELVTKFDVMRIWGRDGASWEFVSSVGASGGLWLIWNESIFKLTNCYKGDRWLCVEGVVMKDNFHCAICLVYGPRVRSEKIVVWKELSYIAGLCQVPFYFLGDFNEIMHLEERKESTTLSASAEDFRAWVNDMELVGLPLNDRRYTWFRGSSCSRIDKSLITLGWLEMYLGTRLRGGPRGLSDHCTLIMEENRTFDGPRPFRSLDSWFTHEGFLRIVKDEWRELGDIQFLDKMKALSVPVRRWHKQHFGNISERKRKF, from the coding sequence ATGTTAGGGTTGATAGAGACGAAAAAGGAGTTGGTGACTAAGTTTGATGTTATGCGTATTTGGGGTAGAGATGGAGCTAGTTGGGAGTTTGTAAGTTCAGTTGGGGCTTCAGGAGGCTTATGGCTAATATGGAATGAATCAATATTCAAATTGACAAATTGTTATAAAGGAGATAGATGGCTGTGTGTAGAAGGGGTTGTGATGAAAGATAATTTTCACTGTGCTATTTGTCTGGTATATGGACCACGTGTGAGATCAGAGAAGATAGTAGTGTGGAAAGAGTTGAGCTATATTGCAGGGTTGTGTCAGGTGCCGTTCTATTTTTTGGGTGATTTCAATGAAATTATGCATTTGGAAGAAAGGAAAGAATCGACTACCCTATCAGCGTCTGCGGAGGACTTTAGAGCTTGGGTAAATGATATGGAGCTGGTTGGCTTGCCGCTGAATGATCGGAGGTATACATGGTTTAGGGGGAGCTCGTGCAGTCGAATAGACAAGAGCCTTATTACCTTGGGGTGGTTAGAGATGTATCTGGGGACACGACTAAGGGGAGGTCCAAGAGGATTATCAGATCACTGCACGTTGATTATGGAAGAGAACAGAACGTTTGATGGCCCAAGACCTTTTCGGAGCCTGGACTCGTGGTTCACGCATGAAGGCTTTCTAAGGATAGTGAAGGACGAGTGGAGGGAGTTAGGAGATATACAATTCCTAGACAAGATGAAAGCGCTGTCAGTTCCAGTTCGGAGATGGCACAAGCAGCACTTTGGGAATATATCTGAGAGGAAAAGGAAGTTTTAA